A window of Punica granatum isolate Tunisia-2019 chromosome 8, ASM765513v2, whole genome shotgun sequence genomic DNA:
GTTGCGAATGTTGGAGACTCAAAGGCTCTCTTATGCTCTGAAAGGTTCCAGTCCCCCGCGGATGCTAGAGgttggaaaattttaattttataccTATACACATATAGCTCTTATACATGTCTAGGTTGAAAGGCTACTCCACCTTTATAACTTCTtaacataataaatattttgcaaTACTATACTCACCGGGTTATACTTACTTTTGAGTGATTTAACTAGAAATATTAGTTTATTATTCGTCATGTGTCAGTCCATGTATTCTAGTACCGATCATATATAGTCTTGCTTCAGCAGTTCTGTgactaattataaaattactaATTGCAGCGACTTTACTAAGATTACATCGCGAGAAAAGGCGGGGTGGTGCTATTATGCCCATGAAATACAGTGAGCACTTTAAGTTGGCTAGTTTGAATGGTTTGACGCACTTTTCTGTTCAGGAGTTAACAAGAGATCATAGTCCCGATAGGGATGATGAAAGGTCTCGAGTAGAAGCTGCGGGTGGTTATGTTCTTAATTTGAGTGGTGTTCCTCGAGTCAATGGCCAACTGGCTGTTTCACGAGCCATTGGTGATGTGAAATTTAAAAGGTGAGGGAAAACGGAGCTATAAAATTTGTTGATTTTATTCTCTCATACTCACTCGTGGTTGTGGTCTCCCCAATCACCCGTTTCTGATTTCTTATTCACTTTTATGAGTTTGATGACAGTTCTGGTGTAATAGCAGCACCAGAAGTTATGGATTGGCAATCCCTCAACATCAATGATAGCTATCTGGTAGCTGCATCAGATGGTGTTTTTGAAGAATTGAGCCCACAAGATGTTTGTGATATACTGTGGGAAGCACAGAGTCATGGCAACTCAAGATCAGAGATATCTTCATCATGCTCTTACTCATTAGCTGACTGTATAGTGGAAACTGCTTTGGAAAGGGGCAGTATGGATAATATGGCTGCTGTGGTTGTGCCTCTTCAATTAAGTCTTCTATCTCGTAACATTCAACCGGGTAACTATACTGGAGGAGTTGATACAGATACCACATCTGTAGGATTAGAGTACAATAATGGTCGGTCAGGTGATTCACTGTGTTCTTGAACTTTACTGCATTATTCTACTATTCCTAATTCCTGATCATATTATTGTTAAAGTTGGCTTAGGAGATGcattcccttttcttttaatgattCACCATCTCCGGAAGTTTATATGAAGTAAGACATGAAGTTTGGGTTTGTCTAGATTTGTAACTTCATTGTCAAATTGGACAAACTTTCCATGCCCTTTTTTCCCGGATTGATCTCATTATTATCGCATTGGAGTGATGATTCTCCTCGCTTACCGATCTGTTATTCAGgatagaaagagagagagtaggGAATTAAAGTGGCTTAACCATAATTGGTTATAGCCCAGTTTTTTGTAATAAGACCTTTGTAACAGATTCCAGAATATAACTAGACCCTCTATGACACATATTTTCTAACATGATAAATAACAGTGTTTGCGAAATCAGACTCTTATGAAATGACCCTCTGGTTTAGTTTTTCTCTGCCCTAGTTATGCAATCTTTGAGATAAATAATGCTATATTGTATGGAGAGTTGTAGTATTTTGCCTATTGTCAAAGGAAAATGCTGCAATTACTAAAATGTCTTGCTAGTACTTGAAGCAGCTATATCTACTGACATGGATTGTAGATGATGAATGATACAAGGCTGCAGCTGTTTGTCTCTATGCAATTGTATATGtactttaaattttgtaaGTTTCATCACAAGTGGCTTTTCTAAAGTTAATTTAACTGTCCAGATAAGGGCCTGTCTTCTGATATTATCGGCTTAGAGCATTTTCATCCTCATTCAATGAAGTTTGGCAGGTTGATGGTAAGCTTTTGATTTTCAGATGCTGTTATATTTGCTAATCAATTGCAAATCTTTACTCTTGATAATTGAAAGTTAAATTGttggaattttatttatttatttatttatttatttattttttactttttaagtTGTTCATTGTTGGCTTATAGCTTAAAGAAACTTCACTTACATCCTTTTAGATCTTATTTTTGTCTTCCCATGTGAATTGTGACCACATCTGATTTCCAACAACTACCAGGATTAGACTAATTATAAGATGCATGGACTGCTTTGATAATGCAGTTGTAGTGTTATAAGCCCTTTTATGAACATACATGTGAAGTGCACAGACGTGTAGCTTAGTTTCAGCAGGAAAAGAATAAGCATTACATGCAcattctcattttctttaGTGTGCTCTCGATCCTAAAGGTTCCTTTATATTCTCTTTTATGTTTAAAGACATCAAAGCATTTCCTCTTATTGGAAGAATACAAACTGAACCGCGGTGCTCATTGAGTAGCATGCAATAAGTCTTTAGAAAAGTAATGCAAAATAATCTTGATGTTACTTGGATGAATTGGATTCAGTAGCCTTTCGATAATCTCAAATCTGGTTTTATTTAAAAGTGTGAAAGTTTTCATATATTTGGATGTCTTGACCTGAAGACTAGGGGAGTGTAGTCAATTTGGTCATCCTGATCGGTAGTTCGGAGATAATAGTTCAGTATCCCTGAAGTCGTTGCagtttaaaatattttctgcTTCATATATGCAATCAATGGCAGCACTTTTGAAGCTTCTTATCTATGACAGGTTGAACCAAAGCATGGAAGTTTTTGCTGTTTTTATTTAGCTGAGCCGCTTAGTGAAGATatggatgatatgttagaaGCTCAAATTCATGATTGGAAGGAGCCTGTATATGGCCTGCCTCTGGCTCTTCCTGAAGCCCTCAACCAACAGTGCGGTATGTTAAGTTTATAAACATAGTTTAAAGGTACTAAAACTCTGTTTCGAAACATGACTTTCACCTTCCTTTTGTTCTGATGTGccgatatatattaattttttaattgctcACCGGGCACCAAAATTTTTGTTAGTGCCATATCATCTGGTTAAACTGAAAACATTACCAAACGATTTTCTGAAAtagcaaaaggagaaaaaaaaaaaaaaaggaccttGGCTaatggagagggagagagctaAGCCTTGATTGCTTACAATGCTGTCCTGCAACCAGGGTAGGTGCTAGGGTGGCCAGCAATGCTGTTCTGTAACCAAAGTAGGTGTTAGGGTGGCCAGCAACACCCTGTCGGTGCCCATCATGCCGCTATACCTCCGTTTGTCCCTTTGCTCTCACTGTCTTCCCCATTTTTGTGTCACTCTCGTCTATCCACCCCCTTCTCTCTGTTGTCTGTACCAGATGAGATGCCTGGTTATTGACGGCCTTCATTAAATACCTGTGTTTGCATAGGAAGACATTGGGCCTGATGGTGTGAGGGAGATGGGTTATATACATGTAAGAAATAATTctctttgtaatttttttgttaatacTATAGCCAGATCATTGACACTAGTAAGGATTTTGATGCTCagtaaaactaaataaatacTGTCGTGGCTGCATAAACGAGGAGTGGTGAATCTCTATTTTGAAACACATTCTCAGTGTCTTTTAGGTAAATTATAAAGGGTGTTGGTTTAACCTAAAGGATAATTTTGCCAAAGAAAGTCTTTATTCTGCATCTCTAGAAATAGGCGTGCTAGTTTGTCATAGTAGGGTTACTTCTTTGTCACTTACTTTCCAGTGGAATACCCTTAGGGAATATTTGTATGGTTAACCCATCCTGTATAAACTTTTTTGCTTTCTAAGGTGAAAGCAATCTATCCAATGTCTTAATATCCCACTGTACATGTGTTGTTTTACTACCACGATAGTGATGTGTACTGTTCGTTTAGATCAGATGAATATGCTTTAGTGGAGATACAGTTACTCTTTTAAAAAGTTATTTGTCATTATaattgtgagctttttttaattatttttttccaatgtCATTTCAGCAAAATAGTTGTGTTTCTTTTTGCTAAGATAAGCAAGCAAAATATTTGCATTGGAAAAGCAAAATCAACACATTTTCCAAAAACAGGCATCTagcaaaacaaattaaaaatcataatgCAACTGAAAATATTCTTGACAAGGGCCCTGAGGgctctaattaattttaacccTTTCACAAAATCCGGTGGAAGAATCCAccattataattttaagtCCCAAAGTCGAAGATCAACTCAAAACGTCTCTTATAAGTAACTCTGCAAGAGTCATATTTTTGGTACTCAAACTCTTCAGAAAATGAAGAACATGTCCCAGACTCAGAGCTGCTGCCTGAGCGGCCAAGTAAGGGGCAGGAAGCCTCCTCCGGGCCAATGCAACACATGAAATGGCTCAGAATGCTGCAAGGAAGGCAAGATGTA
This region includes:
- the LOC116187265 gene encoding LOW QUALITY PROTEIN: probable protein phosphatase 2C 51 (The sequence of the model RefSeq protein was modified relative to this genomic sequence to represent the inferred CDS: deleted 1 base in 1 codon), producing MALHSFKPFAAILSLLFAHAVIVVVGESSTCLTVYREGGAPAVFQSPKCPRWKLSGHASPTRASATGGKLCQVAVLQGSRKYQEDRTFCALDVRIPFPSSTGIKEVTVGVIAVFDGHNGAEASEMASKHLFEYFMLHAYFLLDSTFSVALKKFMGKLGRKGDLDGLFQVLNWHEDLSWQYQDQERVKSSRTVEFDHSYHLEILKEALTRAIWDIDAKFSKEASRSNLNSGSTATVILVADGKILVANVGDSKALLCSERFQSPADARATLLRLHREKRRGGAIMPMKYSEHFKLASLNGLTHFSVQELTRDHSPDRDDERSRVEAAGGYVLNLSGVPRVNGQLAVSRAIGDVKFKSSGVIAAPEVMDWQSLNINDSYLVAASDGVFEELSPQDVCDILWEAQSHGNSRSEISSSCSYSLADCIVETALERGSMDNMAAVVVPLQLSLLSRNIQPGNYTGGVDTDTTSVGLEYNNGRSDKGLSSDIIGLEHFHPHSMKFGRLMVEPKHGSFCCFYLAEPLSEDMDDMLEAQIHDWKEPVYGLPLALPEALNQQCENEEHVPDSELLPERPSKGQEASSGPMQHMKWLRMLQGRQDVPNLQVLSASFKPLQGHVKPSTASGRARLADRWSATNTTSLVPSLLLPCRQDGSATGVGAIDT